The proteins below come from a single Chitinophaga pinensis DSM 2588 genomic window:
- a CDS encoding NAD(P)-dependent oxidoreductase: MLHIGLIREEKQPHDNRVAFTPQQCQWITRHHPQVRISVQPSHWRCFTDDEYAAAGITLSEDLSDCEVLLGIKEVPADKLLSGKTYLFFSHTRKKQPHNQHMLQTILEKQITLIDYECLVHADGARILGFGFFAGVVGAHNGLLTYGKKTGTYSLVPVHRCHDFKELINHYFGAKLPPLKIAITGSGRVAAGTLEVMGLLGIKYIPPEEYLINTYAYPVYTQLKAGELYLRKTDKTYSREDFHLHPEQYDCRFLPFVTATDILMNGIYWDERIPPLFTWNDLAKENFRIKVIADITDDTNGSIPSNLGDSSIDDPVYGVDRQTRERTTPFLPDTLDMMCVSNLPNELPRDASQYFGDQLMKYVFDELQQENSVTIRNATIADKGALTERFDYLKDYVREED, from the coding sequence GCCACACGATAACAGAGTTGCCTTTACGCCACAGCAATGCCAGTGGATCACCAGACATCATCCGCAGGTACGCATCAGTGTACAGCCCTCCCACTGGAGATGCTTTACAGATGATGAATACGCCGCCGCCGGTATTACACTTTCCGAAGACCTCTCCGATTGTGAGGTACTGTTAGGTATCAAGGAGGTACCGGCAGACAAACTGCTTTCGGGGAAAACATATCTTTTCTTTTCGCATACACGTAAGAAACAACCACATAACCAGCATATGCTACAGACGATCCTGGAAAAACAGATCACGCTGATAGATTACGAATGCCTGGTACATGCGGATGGTGCGCGTATATTAGGATTTGGCTTCTTTGCCGGCGTCGTTGGCGCGCACAACGGTCTGCTGACGTACGGGAAGAAAACAGGCACTTACAGCCTTGTACCCGTACATCGTTGTCATGACTTTAAAGAGCTGATCAATCACTACTTCGGCGCCAAACTCCCTCCCCTGAAGATTGCCATTACCGGATCCGGACGCGTAGCCGCCGGTACACTGGAAGTCATGGGATTACTGGGCATTAAATATATTCCACCGGAAGAATATCTGATTAATACTTACGCTTACCCGGTATATACGCAGCTGAAAGCAGGCGAACTGTATCTGCGGAAAACAGATAAGACCTATAGCAGAGAAGATTTTCACCTGCATCCCGAGCAGTATGACTGCCGCTTTCTGCCTTTTGTAACAGCCACTGATATCCTGATGAATGGTATTTATTGGGATGAACGGATACCGCCGCTATTTACCTGGAATGACCTTGCAAAAGAAAACTTCCGGATTAAAGTGATTGCAGACATTACAGATGATACAAATGGATCCATTCCGTCTAATCTGGGTGATTCCAGTATTGATGATCCTGTATATGGCGTGGACAGGCAGACGAGAGAGCGGACCACTCCTTTTCTACCGGATACCCTGGATATGATGTGTGTGAGTAATCTGCCGAACGAACTGCCAAGGGATGCTTCACAGTATTTCGGAGACCAGTTGATGAAGTATGTGTTTGATGAATTGCAACAGGAGAATAGTGTAACTATCCGGAATGCAACGATTGCAGATAAAGGAGCCTTGACAGAACGCTTTGACTATTTGAAAGATTATGTGCGCGAGGAGGATTGA
- a CDS encoding peptide chain release factor 3: MKYANEINKRKTFAIIAHPDAGKTTLTEKFLLFGGAIQTAGAVKSNKIKKHTTSDFMEIERQRGISVATSVMTFEYRDMLVNLLDTPGHKDFAEDTYRTLTAVDSVVLVIDCVKGVEEQTERLMEVCRMRDTPVIIFVNKLDRDGKNPFDLLDELEEKLSIRVRPLSWPINMGTDFKGVYNLYNKSFVSFAPNKKATDDDIVPLSDLSSKYIDEHFNPQDAAQLRNDVELIEGVYDTFDNTDYLQGKMAPVFFGSAVNNFGVKDLLDTFVEIAPVPRDREASTREVKVEEDKFSGFIFKIHANLDPRHRDRIAFLRVCSGRFERNKFYKHVRLEKDMRFSNPYSFLAREKNIVDDAYPGDVVGLFDTGNFKIGDTLTEGEKFYFTGIPSFSPELFKEVVNKDPMKTKQLEKGLRQLTDEGVAQLFTQHNGNRKIIGCVGDLQFEVIQYRLLQEYGASCQFNTLPFFKACWITGDKQKVEDFIRFKQSNIVEDKDGLLVYLAQSEWYLNTERANNPDIEFHFTSEIHKQ, translated from the coding sequence ATGAAGTACGCAAACGAGATCAATAAAAGAAAGACATTCGCCATTATCGCCCACCCGGATGCCGGTAAGACAACCCTGACGGAAAAGTTCCTCCTGTTCGGGGGCGCTATCCAGACGGCAGGTGCTGTTAAGTCGAACAAAATCAAGAAACATACGACCTCTGACTTTATGGAGATAGAACGCCAGCGTGGTATCTCCGTGGCGACTTCCGTAATGACCTTTGAATACAGGGATATGCTGGTGAACCTGCTGGATACTCCTGGTCACAAGGACTTCGCGGAAGATACTTATCGTACTCTGACAGCGGTAGACAGTGTCGTACTCGTGATAGACTGCGTAAAAGGGGTGGAAGAGCAGACCGAAAGACTGATGGAAGTGTGCCGTATGCGTGATACCCCGGTGATCATCTTTGTGAACAAACTGGACCGTGATGGTAAGAATCCATTTGACCTGCTGGACGAACTGGAAGAGAAACTGAGCATCCGTGTACGCCCGCTGAGCTGGCCGATCAATATGGGTACCGACTTCAAAGGCGTATATAACCTCTATAATAAAAGCTTTGTATCTTTTGCACCCAATAAAAAAGCCACTGATGATGACATCGTTCCGCTCAGTGACCTGAGCAGCAAATACATAGATGAACATTTCAATCCTCAGGATGCCGCTCAGCTGAGAAATGACGTTGAACTGATTGAAGGTGTGTACGATACCTTCGATAACACGGATTATCTGCAAGGTAAAATGGCCCCGGTGTTCTTTGGTAGCGCCGTGAACAACTTCGGTGTGAAAGACCTGCTGGATACCTTCGTGGAGATCGCCCCGGTACCTCGCGACCGTGAAGCAAGCACCCGTGAAGTGAAGGTAGAAGAAGATAAATTCAGTGGTTTTATCTTTAAAATCCACGCCAACCTCGACCCTCGTCACCGTGACCGTATTGCCTTCCTGCGCGTATGTTCCGGCCGTTTCGAGCGTAATAAATTCTATAAACACGTACGTCTGGAAAAAGACATGCGTTTCAGCAACCCATACAGCTTCCTGGCCCGTGAAAAGAACATCGTGGACGATGCTTATCCGGGTGATGTGGTGGGTCTGTTTGACACCGGTAACTTCAAGATCGGTGATACATTGACCGAAGGGGAAAAATTCTATTTCACCGGTATCCCAAGCTTCTCTCCTGAACTGTTTAAGGAGGTGGTGAACAAGGATCCGATGAAAACCAAACAGCTGGAAAAAGGTTTACGTCAGCTGACTGACGAGGGTGTTGCACAGCTGTTCACCCAGCATAACGGTAACCGTAAGATCATCGGTTGTGTGGGCGACCTGCAATTTGAAGTCATCCAATACCGTTTGCTGCAGGAGTATGGCGCTTCCTGTCAGTTCAATACCCTGCCGTTCTTTAAAGCGTGCTGGATCACAGGCGACAAGCAGAAAGTAGAAGACTTTATCCGCTTCAAACAATCCAATATTGTGGAAGACAAGGATGGGCTGCTGGTATACCTCGCGCAGTCTGAATGGTACCTGAATACAGAACGTGCAAACAATCCTGATATCGAGTTCCATTTCACTTCAGAAATACACAAACAGTAA
- a CDS encoding ABC transporter permease has translation MIATIKILWNSLKMAVLELRVNKLRTFLSLLGITIGIFCIIAVLTATNSLERNVRNEVETLGSDVVYVQKWPWDGGPDFPWWKYVNRPLPKFQELVPIKEKVQSAGLSAFAFSSNGKRVEYKDGYMEGTELFAVSGDYEKIQALTFLSGRFFAGKENENGANVAILGANIWEGLFGTSDKAMDKTISVAGRPMRVIGTLKKKGASLVDGINYDNSVIVPYVFGRTIVDERRFADPFILVKAAPGATLLQLKDELRGVMRSIRRLRPKEEDDFSLNEITAVSGDLNKVFGMVNMGGWLIACFALIVGGFGIANIMFVTVKERTNIIGLKKAIGARKKVILMEFLLESMILCMLGGLLGLVLVFLTTVAVNSLHFFEFTLTLNNIILGLTVSSVVGIIAGFIPAYLASRLDPVVAIRSN, from the coding sequence ATGATTGCCACGATCAAAATTTTATGGAACAGCCTGAAAATGGCGGTTCTGGAGCTGCGGGTCAATAAACTCCGCACATTCTTATCCCTGCTGGGTATCACCATTGGTATATTCTGTATCATCGCCGTACTTACCGCTACAAATAGCCTGGAAAGAAATGTCCGCAATGAGGTAGAAACCCTTGGCAGCGACGTGGTATATGTACAAAAATGGCCATGGGATGGCGGTCCTGATTTTCCCTGGTGGAAATATGTAAACCGGCCATTGCCTAAGTTCCAGGAACTCGTACCTATCAAAGAAAAGGTACAGAGTGCCGGTCTGTCGGCTTTTGCCTTTTCTTCCAACGGAAAAAGGGTAGAATACAAGGATGGATATATGGAGGGAACGGAGCTGTTTGCTGTCAGTGGCGATTATGAGAAAATCCAGGCGTTGACATTCCTGTCAGGCCGCTTTTTCGCAGGTAAGGAAAACGAAAACGGCGCTAATGTGGCTATTCTGGGCGCCAATATCTGGGAGGGTCTTTTTGGTACTTCTGATAAGGCGATGGACAAAACAATTTCCGTAGCAGGCCGCCCTATGCGGGTGATCGGTACCCTGAAGAAAAAGGGGGCCAGTCTGGTGGATGGCATCAACTATGACAACAGCGTGATCGTACCATATGTATTTGGCCGTACCATTGTGGATGAACGCCGTTTTGCGGATCCGTTTATCCTGGTAAAGGCCGCTCCGGGCGCTACCTTATTACAACTGAAAGACGAACTCAGAGGGGTGATGCGCAGTATCCGCCGTTTACGTCCGAAAGAAGAGGACGACTTCTCCCTGAATGAGATTACTGCCGTTAGCGGAGACCTGAACAAAGTGTTTGGTATGGTGAATATGGGCGGCTGGCTGATAGCCTGTTTCGCCCTGATCGTAGGTGGTTTCGGTATCGCGAATATCATGTTCGTGACGGTAAAGGAGCGCACCAATATCATCGGACTGAAAAAAGCGATCGGCGCCCGTAAAAAGGTGATCCTGATGGAATTCCTGCTGGAATCCATGATTCTGTGTATGCTGGGCGGACTTTTAGGCTTAGTCCTGGTATTTCTGACCACCGTTGCGGTGAACAGTTTACATTTCTTTGAATTCACACTCACACTTAATAATATCATCCTCGGATTAACCGTGTCCTCTGTCGTAGGGATCATTGCCGGTTTCATCCCGGCTTACCTGGCATCCAGACTGGATCCGGTGGTGGCTATCCGTAGCAATTGA
- a CDS encoding tRNA1(Val) (adenine(37)-N6)-methyltransferase: MPNHYFSFKQFTVYQDACAMKVCTDACVQGAYTAAWLREQSPVSRILDIGTGTGLLSLMLAQQSEAAITGIELDPAAAGQARTNFDASPWKERLQVIETDAKQLPAGEPYDFIVTNPPFYEGDLKSVDQLRNQAMHAITLDYSELLQVIATQLSAAGRFSVLLPYKPFAEFKALAETTGFSLQEVLHVKQSEQHDYFRSVGIFGRKVTVTLPSTEQFMSIREADKKTYTAAFIGLLKPYYLFL; the protein is encoded by the coding sequence ATGCCCAATCACTATTTCAGTTTCAAGCAATTTACCGTATACCAGGACGCCTGTGCGATGAAAGTCTGCACAGACGCCTGTGTGCAGGGTGCGTATACCGCTGCCTGGCTCCGGGAGCAATCTCCGGTCAGCCGTATTTTAGACATCGGTACAGGTACCGGACTGCTTTCCTTGATGCTGGCGCAGCAATCTGAGGCGGCTATTACCGGTATAGAACTGGATCCCGCTGCCGCAGGACAGGCCCGTACTAATTTCGATGCTTCTCCCTGGAAGGAACGCTTACAGGTGATAGAGACGGATGCCAAACAATTGCCGGCAGGGGAGCCGTATGATTTTATCGTCACGAATCCTCCTTTTTATGAGGGTGACCTGAAAAGCGTCGATCAACTGCGTAATCAGGCTATGCACGCCATCACACTGGATTATAGTGAGTTGCTACAGGTTATAGCTACCCAGCTGTCGGCAGCTGGTCGTTTTTCTGTATTACTGCCGTATAAGCCCTTTGCGGAGTTTAAGGCATTGGCGGAGACAACAGGGTTCTCTTTACAGGAGGTGCTGCATGTAAAACAAAGTGAACAACATGATTATTTCCGCAGTGTAGGTATTTTCGGCAGGAAAGTGACTGTTACGCTGCCTTCCACCGAACAGTTCATGTCCATACGGGAAGCAGATAAGAAAACATATACTGCCGCGTTTATAGGGCTTTTAAAGCCTTATTATCTTTTCCTGTAA
- the tsaD gene encoding tRNA (adenosine(37)-N6)-threonylcarbamoyltransferase complex transferase subunit TsaD, whose translation MSVKILAIESSCDETSASVLADGKILSNFIANQTIHEQYGGVVPELASRAHQENIVPVVDQALKVAGVRKEELNAIAFTQAPGLIGSLLVGSCFAKSMALALDVPLIAVHHMQAHVLANFIGEDKPSFPFLCLTVSGGHTQIVRCDSPLQMKVIGETLDDAAGEAFDKSAKLLGLPYPGGPLIDKYAREGNPDRFKFPEPQIPGLNFSFSGLKTSILYFLQEQQQKDPQFAENNMADICASIQHRIVSILMNKLVKASKETGIKEIGIAGGVSANSGLRNALQQYGEKYGWKTYIPKFEYCTDNAAMIAMTAWYKYQAGEFVGLDAVPGARAGFEH comes from the coding sequence ATGTCTGTAAAAATACTGGCCATAGAGTCATCGTGCGACGAGACAAGTGCTTCCGTACTGGCCGATGGAAAGATCCTGTCTAATTTTATTGCCAATCAAACTATTCATGAGCAATACGGTGGCGTAGTGCCTGAACTGGCCTCCCGTGCTCACCAGGAAAATATTGTCCCTGTCGTGGACCAGGCCCTGAAAGTGGCGGGTGTACGTAAGGAGGAACTGAACGCCATTGCCTTTACCCAGGCGCCGGGTCTGATCGGTTCCCTGCTGGTAGGTAGTTGTTTTGCTAAATCCATGGCGCTGGCCCTGGACGTTCCGCTGATAGCTGTACACCACATGCAGGCGCACGTACTGGCTAATTTCATTGGTGAGGATAAGCCTTCTTTCCCTTTCCTCTGTCTGACAGTGTCTGGTGGTCATACCCAGATCGTACGTTGTGACAGTCCTTTGCAGATGAAGGTAATCGGTGAAACATTAGACGATGCCGCTGGTGAAGCGTTTGATAAAAGTGCCAAATTACTGGGCCTGCCATATCCTGGTGGTCCGCTGATAGATAAATACGCCCGTGAGGGCAATCCGGACAGGTTCAAATTCCCTGAACCACAGATCCCGGGACTGAACTTCAGCTTTAGCGGTCTGAAGACCTCCATTCTCTACTTCCTCCAGGAACAGCAACAGAAAGATCCGCAGTTCGCCGAAAATAACATGGCGGATATCTGTGCTTCTATCCAGCATCGTATCGTCAGTATCCTGATGAACAAACTGGTAAAAGCATCAAAGGAAACGGGTATCAAAGAGATCGGTATAGCAGGTGGCGTGAGCGCTAATTCCGGTTTACGTAACGCTTTACAACAGTATGGTGAAAAGTATGGCTGGAAAACCTACATACCGAAATTTGAATACTGTACAGATAATGCTGCGATGATTGCCATGACCGCCTGGTATAAATATCAGGCAGGGGAGTTTGTAGGACTGGATGCCGTTCCAGGCGCCAGAGCAGGTTTTGAACATTAG